The stretch of DNA attttattgataaacGATGTGGGTACAATTATGTTTATTCCCTTGATTCTTCCTCTGGATTATTCTCCATAATTTGAGGGCCTTAGCGACATATTTCTCGAACATAGGATGATTCGAACCTCTCTAGATTATTTGATCCATTAAAGTCGATCATTGTATGGATATTCTTCTTGAAGTATTTAATTATCAAGAAGAATATCTATTGATCACGACATTATTTTATGCCTTGATCCCTTTGTGAATATCCCAATAATTTATGGAATTTTTGAGACCCTCTTTGAAGGACATATGTCGCCTTATTTATAGGCatgaattagggtttgggtgGAATAGTCACCAagtaaccctaatagactcctaatatttcaAGAGTCGTCTTGAATTTAGAATTTATCTTAATCTGCTAAAATTTCAGTGTCTACAATTATCACTTCACTAGTTAAGCTTAGTagccgtttggacataaaaattgtaatcttcggaaaaaaagtaatttttggagttaagttgaaaaataatatttgaaatttgaaattttgttcggacatgcatttcacttgaaaaaatattatagttttgtgaGTGAAAAAATTCTTTTGAAAAATTTCTCATTTTCAAAAAAGTTCCAAACACATTTTGAATATTCCAAAATGTTATAGTTTTCTCATAGTATAATATTCCAAAAAAATATTGTAGTTTTCTCATTTTGACAAACACGTTTttgaaaacaaaaattcaaaaaaagaagaaaagaatgtGTGGACAAACGGGTCATTAGATCCAAAATGGTGATCAATGTCACTCGATAGATAACTAAcatatatttctttttttttttcctctttcaTCTGTGTTCTGACTGATTGAAATTGACTGTCTACTTATACATTACTCGAAAGTCAAGTTTTCAGAAATCCGACATGATTGAAACCATTATTGATTAATTAATCTAATTTATTAGAGCTTAATTAGGATTTAGTCGCCGGGCTGCAATTTTTAATATCAATTTGAAGATGAATGCCATTAAAAAAACATGGGTTATCATGCACCTCTCACGAATAGGAAAATTGCACAAGTTTTGATGCGTATATAAAAAATTACAAGAATGATAATTCGATATAATAACTTGTTTAACCAGATAAAAATGTCGACTTTGAACCCTTTTACTGAAGGTGGTGTTCAGATTTGTTTGGACACTCTTCCACTATTTTATCTTGTATTTACTATCTTTCATCAGCATATGTATCGAATAACTTTGTTCATCAAAAAAGAAATCATTTATGCCTCAAATTCCGAGTTTGATTTTCTTACTTTTTCTTCCTCCTCAAGCTCCTTTACTTTAATtctatctatttaattttttgaaGGTGCAAGGGTTGGGGGTGGGTAGTTGCTGAAAAAGCTAAGAATGAAGAATAGATTTGGCATTTCAaaaacggcaaagggccaaatatacccttctACTTTAGAAAATTATCTAAGAATACcgttcgttatactattgggttatctatacccctgcagtcatactttaggttcaaatatacccctcatttaaacggagggacacgtgtcatcgtcctgttggtcaattctaaatatctcctaattaattaaaaagactcattatccatacccgaaaaaataatatttcttttttgtaaaaacttgaaaaaactaaaaaaatatttttactaaaaattgaaaaaaacaaaaatattttttttccaatttttacaaaaaactgctttaaaaaaactgaaaagtattttctaaaataatatttttgtaaaaactgaaaagcaattttctaaagcaattaaaaattagaaaaaaaaagaaaatatttgttttttcagtttttacaaaaacactgctttagaaatttgctttttagtttttttttttccagtttttacaaaaatattattttagaaaatatttttcagctttttttaaagcagacTTTTTtgtaaaaagtgaaaaaaattattttcgtttttttcagtttttagtaaaaataatttcagtttttttcagtttttacaaaaaaaaaattgctttaaaaaaattatttttcgggtataaTTAAttggtctttttaattaattagaagatatttagaattgaccaacatgatGATTACACGTGTCCCtctgtttaaatgaggggtatatttgaacccaaagtatgactgcaggagTATAGATAACACAATAGTATAACGCGAGATATTCTTAGATCATTTTTAAAAGTataagggtatatttggccatttcTAAAATTATGAATGCAAGTTGTCCTAAAGCAAGTTTCCAATTAACAAATACTAGCAAACATACAGAAGGAAAATTATACAAATATAGCATAAAATATTATAAATCCTGTCACGCCCAAATCTTGAAGTAGGATTTGGTCTGGCAAGAGAGAAAAATCTATTCCGAAAATAGTGCTCTCTGATACTTCACTGAAATTCCAAAGCTTAGAAAGAAGAGAGGAGTTCCCAACAACcctattattaattaattattccTCCTTAATATTCTTTCAATTATAAAATAATCATCGGATCTACCTAAAAATAAGACACAATCATCATAGAATATCTTGAAAAGAAGCTATCCATTTTAATAATCTATCATATGCAGACAAGGTACAATAGTACCAGCAATTGCTAGTGTTCAGATTTAATCACAGATCCAACTGTGAAGCATCAATGTCTGATTCTATATTTGTCACAGTCACTTTCCTTAACCAAACCAACATACTTCAGATCAAAGCATGTCAGTTATTTCATTTGTATAATTGAATATGAAATTTCATcacataccaaaattatcctagATGTGTAGTATTAGTTATTAAACATGTCATCACATTAGTTATAGAAACATTTCGTTAAGTGGACGGATGTAGTGTGTTAGTTATAGGTTTAATTGAACCCATAACATAATAAAAATTAtagttaaaaatttattaaaattataaaaatagcaCGTACGAACCCATAACTTCAAAAATATAAACTAATTTAAtgctaaattttttaaaaattaaacttaTAAAGTTTAAATCCTGAATCCGAATATGCAAGTGTAATATGAAATGTTTCAAGTTAATAAATTTTTAGATATAGAGAAATTATTTTTTGGAACATACTCAAATTAAAGAATAGTACCATATAAAATGAAAAAACTATTTCGAAAGAGAATACTCCTAAGAGaacaaattttaagtttcattaatttGTCAATCAATATTAGACAAACAAGCCTAAATGATACAGCCcatgaaacaaaaaaaaaacacataGAGATTAATAACTCAGTTGAATAAAAACTCATGATACAAAATTCTTAGATATTACATTAAGATTAAAACTATCTCTTCTAACAATGAAATTCtatccttttttttcttcttctttgcaaAGATTGAGCTTCTTCTAACAACTACATGAGTGGACTATTGAGAAGTCCATGCCAAGAAGAACCTCCAAATCCAGTATTAATCCAATTTTGCTGCCTGTTTGAAGCTTCAAAATCACTCATATTGTTCACTTCTCCATTAATTTGCCATGGAAATCCCCACAAGATTCTATTATTCTCACCTTCTCTTGCTATATTGCACATCTCTTGTTTCACAATTTTGCCTCCACTCATTTCTTGATCATAATTCATTCCCATTTCCTCATTCACATTATTGATCACCCCTATTCCTCCATTTTGTACTTGCCCCATATTGTTCTCATTACTTCCAATATTCCCATAGTACAAATTTTGGTACTGAAATCCATTTGGGGTTTCAAGAAATCCACCCCTTAGTGTATCAAGAAAGCTAGAAGGGGCAATATTATTCCCATGATTATTATACATCATTGACATATtatcattttcttcaattcccaAATTCCCATTTGCTTGTTTTTGGAGTCTAGCAAATGCTTGACTTAAATCACTTGAAGAATCATAAGAAGTTGGTGTGATAATAGATATAGCATTATTAGGGCTATTAGTCAAGGACTGATCTTGGCTTCTCTTTGATGATATTCTTTTGTTTTTTCTACAGCCACCACCAACTGGAACATTTCTTAGTGTACCACCTTTGGTCCAATACCTTCTACAAGATTTGCAAAAGTATCTAGGCTGAGTAAGACTGTAGTTGTTGTAGTAGCAGAATTTGGTGTTGGTTGAGTCACATCTTGGACATTTTTGTGCTTGTTCTGCAGCTGGCCTTGGTTTCTTTTCTTGCTCTTGCTTTGTGCAAACTAACATGCTTTCTAGTGTTTGGGATGACATTTCCTGTGAGAGCACAAATTAAAAAGACAGATTAGAACTTAATTGTAACCCGCTCCCATTATCGGTCTCAAGCTcacataaaaataaaaggattacCGGAGGTTAACAATTTGTGATAGACCAATCAATTTGCGATGATTAACATTCAATTTGAGTACACtataccctccccagactccattGGTGAGATTAGActggattgttattgttgttgtaaccCTCTTAACACATAACATAATATCACTAGTAATTATCGCTAAATAGAATTAGAGAAATGATAGTATATAAATAGTTTAAGTAAAAAAGAAAGTTAACATGTTTTCAAAGGATTCACGGATACCTTGCTTTTACATATATTCAAAAATATCACTTTAACTTTGGAAATTGTACATTGCTTTCTGAAACAGGCTCTCTCTAgatctctctttttttcctttttcgaaACAGACTCTTTAATTTTAACATGTCAATCTTATCACTTAATTAGTTGTTCTTAGGATTGCATACCAACGGGAAATTAAACTAGTAAAAGGAAAAACAATTAAAAAAACTTGTGCATTTGATCTCTCATTCCTTCCCTTGAATTGCAAAGTTGAGCACAAAGTTTTTCTAATCTTAAGAAAAGCTATGGTTTACTGAAAGATTCAActacaaaatgaagaaaaatggttaTTACTAGTATTTATGTTTTTAGTCCTTTTAGAGAAGACAAGAAACAAGTGAAACAAATCatgaagaaacaaaaaaaaaaacagactCACAAATACATGAACacaaaaagaaggaagaaaaaaacaaataaatagaaGATCCCAGCAAAGTAACCATAATTTTGTTTAAGGTAACACTACTTTAATTACATATCTCTCTCTAATATTTACCTGGTGATGATGGTGAGCACTAGAAGAATCCATTCATGCACATTAATCAGCTTCAGCTTTCTCTATATATGCAGACAGGAAACTGTGTAGATATCCAAAGATGgtatttttttttccaatttctgGGGGCTGTTCAGTAACAAAAAAAACACAAAGATTGATCTATGAAACTTCAAGAAAACAAGAAGGGGTAATTGATTTGAATACAGAGAAAAGGAGGAGAACAACTAATGCAAAAGTAAAGAAAAGCTTGTAGCCGTCTCTCTCAATCTCTTTGTGTATATATAGAGAAAAAAAAGTGAAGGACAGAGAGATATTAAAGGAGGGTATGGGATGTCCAAATTTTTTTGGGggttg from Nicotiana tomentosiformis chromosome 11, ASM39032v3, whole genome shotgun sequence encodes:
- the LOC104094364 gene encoding dof zinc finger protein DOF2.1-like — encoded protein: MDSSSAHHHHQEMSSQTLESMLVCTKQEQEKKPRPAAEQAQKCPRCDSTNTKFCYYNNYSLTQPRYFCKSCRRYWTKGGTLRNVPVGGGCRKNKRISSKRSQDQSLTNSPNNAISIITPTSYDSSSDLSQAFARLQKQANGNLGIEENDNMSMMYNNHGNNIAPSSFLDTLRGGFLETPNGFQYQNLYYGNIGSNENNMGQVQNGGIGVINNVNEEMGMNYDQEMSGGKIVKQEMCNIAREGENNRILWGFPWQINGEVNNMSDFEASNRQQNWINTGFGGSSWHGLLNSPLM